In a single window of the Methylococcus sp. Mc7 genome:
- a CDS encoding SulP family inorganic anion transporter yields MVRKHLAYYLAHLTQDIPAGIVVFLVALPLCLGIALASGAPLLSGVVAGIIGGLVVAWASGSQLSVSGPAAGLTVIVLQGIEKLGGFEHFLLALILAGLMQLALGFLKAGTIGAYFPSSVIKGMLSAIGLILITKQLPHAVGYGQDIVGEETYLPQDAEGTFSELLQAMGSISPGATVVSAVAIAIMVLWESRLIRSVPLLAQIPGPLAAIAWAVAFNLSMAGSSWEIAPEHMVQLPDIRGFEDLAGRLVFPDFSRIMDPAVYTVAFTIAVIASLETLLSLEAVDKLDPLRRVAPTNRELKAQGVGNLLAGLVGGLPITAVIVRSSANINAGGRTKVACFIHGLLLLLSVGFLARYLNHIPLAALAAILLMTGYKLAKPAMVVQVYRQGATQFIPFAVTVMAILATDLLKGIAVGVACGLYYVIRTNFHAAISLTRHGNHYLLRLRKDVSFLNKALLREQLDQVEPDSELIIDGTYAEFVDHDILETIEDFVEAARDDRIVVHLKNLKAAHGHAGRNSESRQGDAGAAPLYKISG; encoded by the coding sequence ATGGTCAGAAAACATCTCGCGTACTATCTAGCGCATCTCACGCAGGACATCCCGGCCGGCATCGTGGTGTTCCTGGTGGCGCTCCCTCTCTGTCTGGGTATTGCGCTGGCTTCCGGCGCGCCGCTGCTTTCAGGCGTGGTTGCCGGCATCATCGGTGGGCTGGTCGTCGCCTGGGCCAGCGGGTCGCAGTTGAGCGTGTCGGGCCCGGCCGCGGGCCTTACGGTCATTGTGCTGCAGGGCATCGAAAAGCTCGGCGGCTTCGAGCACTTTCTGCTCGCCCTGATCCTGGCGGGGCTGATGCAGCTCGCTCTCGGCTTCCTCAAGGCGGGAACCATCGGCGCCTATTTCCCGTCGTCCGTCATCAAGGGCATGCTCTCGGCCATCGGGCTGATCCTGATCACCAAGCAACTCCCCCACGCCGTCGGCTACGGCCAGGACATCGTGGGAGAGGAAACCTATCTGCCTCAAGACGCGGAGGGCACCTTCTCCGAACTGCTGCAAGCCATGGGTTCGATTTCACCGGGAGCGACCGTGGTGAGTGCGGTCGCCATAGCCATCATGGTGCTGTGGGAGTCCCGGCTTATCCGCTCCGTGCCGCTGCTGGCGCAGATTCCGGGGCCGCTGGCGGCGATAGCCTGGGCGGTGGCATTCAATCTCTCGATGGCGGGATCGTCTTGGGAGATTGCACCGGAGCACATGGTTCAGCTTCCGGACATCCGGGGTTTCGAGGATCTGGCTGGCCGCCTCGTCTTTCCGGATTTCAGCCGGATCATGGATCCGGCGGTGTACACGGTAGCGTTCACGATCGCCGTCATTGCCAGTCTCGAAACCCTGCTCAGCCTGGAAGCGGTCGACAAGCTCGATCCGCTGAGGCGGGTGGCGCCGACCAACCGGGAGCTGAAGGCGCAGGGCGTCGGCAACCTGTTGGCCGGCCTGGTGGGCGGTTTACCGATCACGGCGGTCATCGTCCGCTCGTCGGCCAACATCAACGCCGGCGGGCGTACCAAAGTGGCCTGCTTCATCCATGGCCTCCTGCTGTTGCTGAGCGTGGGCTTCCTTGCCCGCTACCTCAACCACATCCCCCTGGCAGCGCTGGCGGCGATCCTGCTGATGACGGGTTACAAGCTGGCCAAGCCGGCGATGGTGGTACAGGTGTACCGCCAGGGGGCGACCCAGTTCATCCCGTTCGCCGTCACGGTCATGGCGATATTGGCCACCGATCTGCTCAAAGGGATCGCCGTCGGCGTCGCCTGCGGTCTGTATTACGTCATCCGGACCAACTTCCACGCCGCCATTTCCCTCACCCGCCATGGCAACCATTACCTGCTGCGGCTTCGCAAGGACGTCTCGTTCCTGAACAAGGCCCTGCTGCGCGAGCAACTGGACCAGGTCGAGCCCGACAGCGAGCTGATCATCGACGGAACCTATGCGGAATTCGTGGATCATGACATCCTGGAAACCATCGAGGACTTCGTCGAAGCCGCGCGCGATGACCGTATCGTGGTTCATCTGAAGAATCTCAAAGCCGCGCACGGGCATGCCGGCAGAAACTCGGAGAGCAGGCAAGGGGACGCCGGCGCGGCCCCCTTGTACAAGATTTCCGGCTGA
- the pqqA gene encoding pyrroloquinoline quinone precursor peptide PqqA, whose amino-acid sequence MRWEKPSYNDMRFGFEVTMYIYNR is encoded by the coding sequence ATGCGTTGGGAAAAACCGAGCTACAACGACATGCGCTTCGGCTTCGAAGTCACCATGTACATCTACAACCGTTAA
- the pqqB gene encoding pyrroloquinoline quinone biosynthesis protein PqqB — MIIRVLGAGAGGGFPQWNCRCGNCRRFRENKLNARGRTQSSIAVSADGRRWVLFNASPDIRSQLEAFPASHPREGVRDTGIHAIVLIDSQIDHTTGLLMLRESTRPLQVYCSEMVKQDLSTGFPLFRMLEHYCGVEHHAVPLDGGSFTIPGIEGLKFSTHSLKSKAPPYSPHRHDPHDGDNIGVIVENLENGRRLYYAPGLGEIEPHVRAAMEAADCVLVDGTFWREDEMQHAGICDKQAREMGHLPQSGPGGMLEVLNSLPDARKVLIHINNTNPILDEDSPQRQTLTEAGVEVAYDGLEIVL; from the coding sequence ATGATCATTCGTGTGCTCGGCGCCGGCGCCGGCGGCGGATTCCCGCAGTGGAACTGCCGATGCGGCAATTGCCGGCGCTTCCGGGAAAACAAGCTCAACGCCCGAGGCCGCACCCAGTCCTCGATCGCGGTCAGCGCCGACGGCAGGCGCTGGGTCCTGTTCAATGCCTCGCCGGACATCCGCAGCCAGCTCGAAGCCTTTCCGGCCAGCCACCCGCGTGAGGGCGTCCGCGACACCGGCATCCACGCCATCGTGCTGATCGACAGCCAGATCGACCACACCACCGGCCTTTTGATGCTGCGCGAATCCACCCGCCCGCTGCAAGTCTATTGCAGCGAGATGGTGAAACAGGATCTCTCCACCGGCTTTCCGCTGTTCCGGATGCTGGAACACTATTGCGGCGTGGAACACCATGCCGTTCCGCTGGATGGGGGCAGCTTCACGATCCCCGGCATCGAAGGCCTGAAATTCTCGACCCACTCGCTGAAAAGCAAGGCGCCACCCTATTCGCCCCATCGCCACGACCCGCACGATGGCGACAACATCGGCGTGATCGTCGAAAACTTGGAAAACGGCCGCAGGCTCTACTACGCGCCGGGCTTGGGCGAGATCGAACCGCACGTCCGCGCCGCCATGGAAGCTGCGGACTGCGTGCTGGTCGACGGCACCTTCTGGCGGGAAGACGAGATGCAACACGCCGGCATCTGCGACAAGCAGGCACGGGAGATGGGCCACCTGCCGCAGTCCGGCCCGGGCGGCATGCTGGAAGTCTTGAACAGCTTGCCGGATGCCCGCAAGGTCTTGATCCACATCAACAACACCAACCCGATTCTGGACGAAGATTCGCCGCAGCGTCAGACCCTGACCGAAGCCGGGGTCGAAGTCGCCTACGACGGTTTGGAAATCGTTTTGTGA
- the pqqC gene encoding pyrroloquinoline-quinone synthase PqqC: MSQDTTPWSRDEFEARLRAKDKYYHIHHPYHVMMANGELNREQIQGWVANRFYYQIAIPRKDSAIMANCPDRETRRKWMQRVMDHDGYGDDPGGIEAWIQLGIACGLSREDLTSLKRVLPGVRFAVDAYVNFARTATWQEAACSSLTELFAPTIHKQRLAGWPDLYPWIAADGLAYFRKRVTQASRDVEHGIEITLDHFKTREQQERALEILQFKLDILWSMLDAMYLAYVDKKPPYFNIA; the protein is encoded by the coding sequence ATGAGCCAAGACACGACCCCCTGGAGCCGCGACGAATTCGAAGCCCGGCTGCGCGCGAAGGACAAGTACTACCACATCCATCATCCCTATCACGTGATGATGGCGAACGGCGAACTGAACCGCGAGCAGATTCAGGGCTGGGTGGCGAACCGCTTCTATTACCAGATCGCCATTCCGCGCAAGGATTCGGCCATCATGGCCAACTGCCCGGACCGCGAGACCCGCCGCAAATGGATGCAGCGGGTGATGGATCACGACGGCTACGGCGACGACCCCGGCGGGATCGAAGCCTGGATCCAGCTTGGCATCGCCTGCGGCCTGAGCCGGGAAGACCTGACCTCGCTCAAGCGCGTGCTGCCCGGCGTGCGTTTCGCGGTCGACGCCTACGTCAACTTCGCCCGCACCGCGACCTGGCAGGAAGCCGCCTGCTCATCGCTCACCGAGCTGTTCGCGCCGACCATCCACAAGCAGCGGCTGGCCGGCTGGCCGGACCTGTATCCCTGGATCGCCGCCGACGGCCTGGCCTATTTCCGCAAGCGGGTGACCCAAGCCAGCCGCGACGTCGAGCACGGCATCGAAATCACCCTGGATCATTTCAAGACACGCGAACAGCAGGAGCGGGCGCTGGAAATCCTCCAGTTCAAGCTCGACATCCTGTGGTCGATGCTGGATGCCATGTATCTGGCCTACGTCGACAAGAAACCGCCCTATTTCAACATCGCCTGA
- the pqqD gene encoding pyrroloquinoline quinone biosynthesis peptide chaperone PqqD produces MSLQPDTLLEISPLLRLQWEEAQQRHVMLYPEGMIELNDTAAAILELCDGQNNLTSIVEKLEQKYEATGIEADVREMLESALNNGWIREFVPQ; encoded by the coding sequence ATGAGCCTTCAACCCGATACCCTGCTGGAAATTTCGCCCCTGCTGCGCTTGCAATGGGAGGAAGCCCAGCAGCGCCACGTCATGCTCTACCCCGAGGGCATGATCGAACTGAACGACACCGCCGCCGCGATCCTGGAACTTTGCGACGGACAAAACAATCTCACCAGCATCGTGGAGAAGCTGGAGCAAAAATACGAGGCTACCGGAATCGAAGCCGATGTGCGCGAAATGCTCGAAAGTGCCTTGAACAATGGCTGGATCAGAGAATTCGTCCCTCAGTAA
- the pqqE gene encoding pyrroloquinoline quinone biosynthesis protein PqqE — translation MAGSENSSLSKPRWLLAELTYACPLQCPYCSNPLDYARLGDELSTGEWKRVLSEARALGAVQLGLSGGEPLTRRDLAEIVAHARQLGYYTNLITSGYGLDEARIAELKSAGLDHIQVSIQSPEKLLNDKLAGTESFEHKLDVARWVKQHGYPMVLCVVIHRQNIHQMRQILEMAEELGADYLELANTQYYGWALLNRDHLLPTREQFAEAEAIAQAYKEKVKGRMKIYYVVPDYYEDRPKACMNGWGTTFLTIAPDGMALPCHAARELPGLACPNVRDFNVREIWYESEAFNRFRGYGWMKEPCLSCPEKEKDFGGCRCQAYLMTGDMTDADPVCSKSPHHHRVLEAIASTQQPAADKPLIFRNVRNSRVLTG, via the coding sequence ATGGCTGGATCAGAGAATTCGTCCCTCAGTAAACCGCGCTGGCTGCTGGCGGAACTGACCTACGCCTGCCCGCTGCAATGCCCCTATTGCTCCAACCCGCTGGATTATGCCCGCTTAGGCGATGAGCTGAGCACCGGGGAATGGAAGCGGGTGTTGAGCGAGGCCCGCGCGCTCGGCGCCGTGCAGCTCGGGCTATCCGGCGGCGAACCGCTGACCCGCCGCGACCTGGCCGAGATCGTCGCGCACGCCCGCCAGCTCGGCTATTACACCAACCTCATCACCTCCGGCTACGGCCTGGACGAGGCCCGCATCGCCGAACTGAAATCGGCCGGCCTCGACCACATCCAGGTCAGCATCCAGTCGCCGGAAAAGCTGCTGAACGATAAGCTCGCCGGCACCGAATCCTTCGAGCACAAACTCGACGTCGCCCGCTGGGTGAAGCAGCACGGCTATCCGATGGTGCTGTGCGTGGTGATCCACCGCCAGAACATCCACCAGATGCGGCAAATTCTGGAGATGGCCGAGGAGCTCGGAGCGGATTACCTGGAACTGGCCAACACCCAGTATTACGGCTGGGCGCTGCTCAACCGGGACCATCTGCTGCCGACCCGCGAACAGTTCGCCGAAGCCGAAGCGATCGCGCAAGCCTACAAGGAGAAGGTGAAGGGCCGGATGAAGATCTACTACGTCGTCCCGGACTATTACGAAGACCGGCCCAAGGCCTGCATGAACGGCTGGGGCACGACTTTCCTCACCATTGCCCCGGACGGCATGGCCCTCCCCTGCCACGCCGCCCGCGAACTGCCGGGCCTGGCCTGCCCCAACGTACGCGACTTCAACGTGCGCGAAATCTGGTACGAATCGGAAGCTTTCAACCGCTTCCGCGGCTACGGCTGGATGAAGGAGCCCTGCCTCAGTTGCCCGGAAAAGGAAAAGGACTTCGGCGGCTGCCGCTGCCAAGCCTATCTCATGACCGGCGACATGACCGACGCCGACCCGGTCTGCAGCAAGTCCCCGCACCACCATCGGGTGCTGGAAGCCATTGCCTCGACGCAGCAGCCCGCTGCAGACAAACCACTCATCTTCCGCAATGTGAGAAACTCCCGTGTTTTAACGGGCTGA
- a CDS encoding BTAD domain-containing putative transcriptional regulator, which translates to MFEYMESYCDRRQGGIPCSITCHHLTLTREWPLIQNGCHKRGARSLQEFVFRNTIFYLVPFGDRYAPAAMNKKQQETELPSPPAPSSSVGERNLAKINRPRLGEVYWRERLFQLLDQEPNRPVIHVTAPGGAGKTTLVASYLEARKLPCLWYQVQRDDVDVAGFFHYMNQAVRQTAPATGPMPRFSPEFLPNLPVFSHRYFRELYGRFEPPFVIVLDDCHEVGTEALLHDVIRDGLAELPTGFRMILISRNQPPPALARLRLNQSLALLDWEALRLTPDEAEAIVHRQSHGQWVPSPELLARLYARSEGWVAGLVLLAEWARKPDQPRMEDHPQAREIVFDYFAGELFSRTEPVVRDFLLQTAILPGMSAAMAMELTGHPEAPAILADLYRRHYFIERRAHADGAVYRYHALFREFLLARAQSTFSPQRLRELRRRAGALLEQAGESEAAVELLRDAQAWDELVPVLLRQAPILVAEGRSKTLAGWLHAVPEDVVAAQPWLSYWQGVAAMAFDPPEARRHFGLAFSRFQALRDPNGQYLAWSGMLESLFGDLDVQVIDSTCWEDFDALRARHPEFPSLVVEARTTLALLWSLLLFYGQPRRTAYWAARAERLLALDGIDSDTKNGLAGTVLHQHLWSGDFAKARLVFDRLCRDPAWQAITPTMQVAAWAARAQYFQMTSAYDDCLRAMEEGLEKCHALGIHRSDIAFLCQGAMIAQKFGDLARSRDLLERLAVAVAASGGRGNGSLTYHCQSVGDALCRKDYAVALEHARTALRIAKETTTYFIKPYLRLSLAYIACGQEYHDEATAELTEARRLGVQYLGSPLFDFQCQLAESYLVLARGEETSGLERLRIALAQGRQREFVSWPHCLPPLVLPLFLQALEADIEVDYVQSVIRRHRMMPDQPPLEIERWPWEIKIYTLGRFAVVRSGVEMRFQAKAQNKPMELLKALVALGGRDVHANALIDALWPDAEGDTQKLFEVTLHRLRKLLGSGKAVTLSAGKLSLETRHVWVDVWQIERLIADIELLLRPGASNPAPLLQASDKLLRTYQGHFLACEEDQAWILATRQRLRGRLERIIAMVAAHWQQAGDLERAICLYRRGIELDHLAEVLYRGLMLCYRDSGRSAEAVEVFLRCQRMLTTHLGVAPGAATVAVYDALAPH; encoded by the coding sequence GTGTTCGAATACATGGAGTCTTACTGCGACCGGCGGCAGGGCGGCATTCCGTGCTCAATTACGTGTCACCATCTGACTTTGACGCGCGAATGGCCGCTTATTCAGAATGGGTGTCACAAGAGGGGGGCAAGATCACTCCAAGAGTTCGTCTTTCGAAATACAATTTTCTACCTGGTCCCTTTTGGGGACCGGTACGCCCCGGCAGCCATGAACAAAAAGCAGCAAGAAACCGAGCTTCCATCCCCTCCCGCGCCGAGTTCATCCGTCGGCGAGCGAAATCTTGCAAAGATCAATCGTCCGCGCTTGGGGGAGGTCTATTGGCGAGAGCGGCTGTTTCAGCTTTTGGACCAGGAGCCAAACCGCCCGGTGATCCATGTCACGGCTCCTGGCGGTGCAGGCAAGACCACCTTGGTGGCAAGTTATCTGGAGGCGCGCAAGCTGCCTTGCCTCTGGTATCAGGTCCAGCGGGACGACGTCGACGTGGCAGGCTTCTTCCACTACATGAACCAAGCGGTGCGGCAAACGGCGCCGGCAACCGGCCCCATGCCCCGTTTCTCCCCCGAGTTTCTGCCGAATTTGCCGGTGTTTAGCCACCGCTATTTCCGGGAGCTGTATGGCCGTTTTGAACCGCCTTTTGTAATCGTGCTGGACGATTGCCACGAGGTGGGTACAGAAGCCTTGTTACACGACGTAATCCGCGACGGCTTGGCCGAGCTTCCCACCGGATTCCGCATGATTCTGATTAGCCGCAATCAGCCGCCGCCCGCACTGGCCCGATTGCGCCTCAACCAGTCGCTCGCCCTGCTCGATTGGGAGGCATTGCGTCTGACGCCGGACGAGGCCGAAGCCATCGTACACCGCCAGTCCCACGGGCAGTGGGTTCCCTCACCGGAGTTACTGGCGCGGCTCTACGCTCGTTCCGAGGGCTGGGTGGCGGGCCTAGTCCTGTTGGCGGAATGGGCACGGAAGCCGGATCAACCGCGAATGGAAGACCACCCCCAAGCGCGCGAAATCGTGTTCGACTATTTCGCCGGCGAACTATTCTCCAGAACCGAACCGGTAGTTCGGGATTTCCTGCTGCAGACCGCCATCCTACCTGGCATGAGCGCAGCGATGGCCATGGAACTCACCGGCCATCCGGAAGCACCCGCCATCCTGGCGGACTTGTACCGGCGGCATTACTTCATCGAGCGGCGCGCTCACGCCGACGGCGCAGTCTATCGTTATCACGCCTTGTTCCGCGAATTCCTGCTGGCCCGGGCCCAGTCGACTTTTTCTCCCCAGCGTCTCAGGGAACTGCGCCGGCGAGCCGGCGCGCTGCTGGAACAGGCCGGCGAGTCGGAAGCGGCCGTGGAGCTGCTGCGGGATGCACAGGCCTGGGACGAGCTAGTTCCCGTGCTGCTGCGGCAGGCTCCGATCCTTGTGGCCGAAGGGCGATCGAAAACACTGGCGGGTTGGCTGCACGCCGTGCCTGAGGACGTCGTGGCAGCGCAACCCTGGCTGTCCTACTGGCAGGGCGTCGCCGCCATGGCGTTCGATCCCCCAGAGGCACGTCGCCATTTCGGCCTGGCTTTTAGTCGGTTTCAGGCCTTACGAGATCCCAACGGTCAATACCTTGCCTGGAGCGGGATGCTTGAATCTCTGTTTGGCGACTTGGACGTACAGGTCATCGACAGTACCTGTTGGGAAGACTTCGATGCGCTACGGGCGCGCCATCCAGAGTTCCCTTCCCTCGTAGTCGAAGCACGCACCACCCTGGCGCTGTTGTGGTCGTTGCTGCTCTTTTACGGTCAGCCGCGGCGTACCGCCTATTGGGCTGCGCGCGCCGAGCGGCTGCTGGCGCTGGACGGCATCGACTCCGACACTAAAAACGGCCTCGCCGGCACGGTGCTGCACCAGCACCTGTGGTCCGGCGATTTCGCCAAAGCACGGTTGGTGTTCGACCGGCTTTGCCGTGACCCCGCCTGGCAGGCGATAACGCCCACCATGCAGGTAGCCGCTTGGGCGGCCCGGGCTCAGTACTTCCAGATGACGAGCGCCTACGACGATTGCCTGCGGGCGATGGAGGAAGGCCTGGAAAAATGCCATGCCCTGGGAATTCATCGCTCGGACATAGCGTTCCTTTGCCAGGGAGCCATGATCGCCCAGAAGTTCGGCGATCTGGCTCGGTCCCGTGACCTGTTGGAGCGCCTCGCTGTTGCCGTCGCCGCCTCCGGCGGCCGCGGCAACGGCAGCCTGACCTACCATTGCCAGTCCGTCGGCGATGCCCTGTGCCGAAAAGACTACGCTGTAGCCCTGGAACACGCCCGCACGGCGTTGCGGATCGCGAAAGAAACAACGACCTATTTTATTAAACCTTACTTGCGGCTGTCGCTTGCCTATATCGCCTGCGGCCAGGAATATCATGACGAGGCCACTGCCGAACTCACCGAAGCACGCCGGCTCGGCGTCCAGTATCTGGGCAGTCCCTTGTTCGATTTCCAATGCCAGCTGGCCGAAAGCTATCTAGTCCTGGCGCGGGGCGAGGAAACATCGGGCCTAGAGCGCCTGCGCATAGCCTTGGCTCAAGGTAGGCAACGGGAATTCGTCAGTTGGCCCCATTGCCTGCCGCCGCTGGTGTTGCCCTTGTTCCTGCAAGCTCTGGAGGCCGACATCGAGGTGGACTACGTACAGTCAGTTATCCGCCGGCACCGCATGATGCCCGATCAGCCGCCGCTGGAAATCGAGCGCTGGCCTTGGGAGATAAAGATTTATACGCTGGGCCGCTTCGCCGTGGTTAGGAGCGGCGTGGAAATGCGCTTTCAAGCCAAGGCGCAAAACAAACCGATGGAACTGCTCAAGGCGCTGGTCGCCCTGGGTGGACGGGACGTCCACGCCAATGCCTTGATCGACGCTCTGTGGCCGGACGCCGAAGGCGATACACAAAAGCTCTTCGAAGTTACCCTGCATCGGCTGCGCAAATTGCTGGGCAGCGGTAAGGCCGTCACCTTGAGTGCCGGCAAGCTGAGCCTGGAGACCCGCCATGTGTGGGTGGATGTCTGGCAGATCGAGCGTCTAATCGCCGACATCGAATTGCTGCTCCGGCCCGGCGCGTCGAATCCCGCTCCATTGCTGCAAGCGTCGGATAAGCTGCTGCGAACCTACCAAGGGCATTTCCTGGCGTGCGAAGAAGATCAGGCCTGGATATTGGCGACCCGGCAACGCCTACGAGGCAGGTTGGAGCGGATCATCGCCATGGTGGCCGCCCACTGGCAGCAGGCCGGCGATCTGGAACGGGCCATCTGTCTCTACCGCCGTGGCATTGAGCTCGACCACCTGGCTGAAGTGCTGTACCGCGGTCTCATGCTCTGTTACCGCGACAGTGGACGTTCCGCCGAAGCAGTCGAAGTCTTCCTGCGCTGCCAACGAATGCTCACCACCCATCTTGGCGTGGCGCCGGGCGCCGCCACCGTAGCAGTCTACGACGCCCTCGCACCACACTAA